In one Mangrovibacterium diazotrophicum genomic region, the following are encoded:
- a CDS encoding Cthe_2314 family HEPN domain-containing protein yields the protein MEHKQEHIIEIGQIIKDEKLVSLSDNDYQYNDLNVLTLVSTDISNCNKSFEKFHGLKNVWDLINCNNDLKLFTAHLFYYRPLINNPIGESYLLDGEFMSTYFQNGADWLYSSFVSCCYEKLYNFWDRIGDALAYYLNVEIREEQVNFPKVIDILTGRESLKDNKYFEKLLSFKNGEFKEFNAHRKDIVHYYQFETTFRFEHAINSGDKNKIEELWKWKNEMPEYFSQHLKISCEGYYNMYKLINNLP from the coding sequence ATGGAACACAAACAAGAACATATTATAGAAATTGGACAAATTATCAAGGATGAAAAATTGGTAAGTCTTTCTGATAATGACTATCAATATAATGACCTAAATGTTTTAACATTAGTTTCTACAGATATTTCCAATTGTAATAAATCATTTGAAAAATTTCATGGACTAAAAAATGTTTGGGATTTAATTAATTGCAATAATGACTTGAAACTTTTCACCGCACATCTTTTTTATTATAGACCTCTAATAAATAATCCAATTGGTGAATCATATTTACTAGACGGAGAATTTATGTCAACTTATTTCCAAAATGGCGCGGACTGGCTTTACTCTTCTTTCGTCAGTTGTTGCTATGAGAAACTTTATAACTTCTGGGACAGAATTGGTGACGCATTAGCATATTATTTAAATGTCGAGATTAGAGAAGAACAAGTAAATTTTCCCAAAGTCATCGACATTTTGACTGGTCGTGAGTCCCTAAAAGACAATAAATATTTTGAAAAACTATTGAGTTTTAAAAACGGAGAGTTCAAAGAATTTAATGCACATAGAAAAGACATTGTACATTATTACCAATTTGAAACAACTTTTAGATTCGAACACGCGATTAATAGCGGTGATAAAAATAAAATTGAGGAACTTTGGAAATGGAAAAACGAGATGCCAGAGTATTTCAGTCAACATTTAAAAATCTCATGTGAAGGATATTACAATATGTATAAACTAATAAATAACTTGCCCTAA
- a CDS encoding leucine-rich repeat domain-containing protein has protein sequence MKYLIIILFFGILASCSIKLQQTVLDLSDGKVDKYYKRQYNTEKYTSLDLDNNNLKTIPEFVWDFKNLKTLRLMNNQIDSLPASIDKLQKLKYINLARNRLNQINKSLSNLETLRVIILIDNPLSIEEYEKLKLAVNDSCLIVIAYEFIEYPPYKKK, from the coding sequence ATGAAGTACCTCATAATAATATTGTTTTTTGGCATATTGGCCAGCTGTTCAATTAAATTGCAGCAGACGGTTTTAGATTTATCAGATGGAAAAGTAGATAAATACTACAAAAGACAATACAATACTGAGAAATATACTTCTCTAGATCTAGATAATAACAATCTAAAAACTATTCCTGAATTTGTATGGGATTTCAAGAATCTGAAAACGCTCAGATTGATGAATAATCAAATCGACTCATTACCCGCTAGCATCGATAAATTACAAAAACTGAAATACATCAATTTAGCGAGGAATAGGCTAAATCAAATAAATAAGTCCTTATCTAATTTAGAAACATTAAGGGTGATTATTTTAATTGATAATCCTCTGTCAATTGAAGAATATGAGAAACTGAAACTAGCAGTCAACGACAGCTGTTTGATTGTAATAGCTTATGAATTTATTGAATATCCACCATACAAAAAAAAATAA
- a CDS encoding sugar phosphate isomerase/epimerase family protein: MIRQLTFVLLMLAVSGTMASCQKKAEKKQIGIQLWSVRDALKSDVPGTIEKLGQMGYTFVEAAGYNDGQFYGMEPADFKALLEKNGMTMKGSHTGINLPKDGEWNDAMAWWDACIAAHKAAGAEWIVKPSMGAEAYRSLDTLQMYCDYYNAIGEKCNAAGIRFGYHNHAHEFETELDGHTFYNYLVENTDPNKVMFELDLYWIKAGGKEALDYFKQYPGRFELYHVKDETELGGTDATMDFKPLFDAAAQSGMKNYIVEVERYNYDPLESVRMSYDFLNQAEYTH, encoded by the coding sequence ATGATCCGGCAACTGACCTTTGTTTTACTGATGCTTGCAGTTAGCGGAACGATGGCTTCCTGTCAGAAAAAAGCGGAAAAGAAGCAGATTGGCATTCAGCTTTGGTCGGTGCGCGATGCGCTGAAAAGTGACGTGCCCGGTACGATCGAGAAGCTCGGGCAGATGGGCTATACATTTGTGGAAGCTGCCGGTTACAACGACGGCCAATTCTACGGGATGGAGCCTGCCGATTTTAAAGCCCTGCTCGAAAAGAACGGGATGACTATGAAAGGATCTCACACCGGTATCAACCTGCCCAAAGACGGGGAGTGGAACGATGCCATGGCCTGGTGGGATGCCTGCATTGCGGCGCATAAAGCGGCCGGAGCCGAATGGATTGTGAAACCCTCGATGGGCGCCGAAGCCTACCGTAGCCTGGACACCCTGCAAATGTACTGTGACTATTACAACGCCATTGGCGAAAAGTGCAACGCCGCGGGAATCCGTTTTGGCTACCACAACCATGCGCACGAGTTCGAAACCGAGCTGGATGGTCATACCTTCTACAATTACCTGGTGGAAAACACCGATCCCAACAAGGTGATGTTCGAGCTGGATTTATACTGGATTAAAGCCGGTGGTAAAGAGGCGCTGGACTATTTCAAGCAATACCCGGGGCGATTCGAACTGTACCATGTGAAGGATGAAACCGAGCTGGGAGGCACCGATGCCACCATGGATTTCAAGCCCCTGTTTGACGCGGCTGCGCAATCGGGGATGAAAAACTACATTGTTGAGGTGGAGCGCTACAATTACGACCCGTTGGAAAGTGTTCGTATGAGTTATGATTTTCTGAATCAGGCGGAATATACCCACTGA
- a CDS encoding 3-keto-disaccharide hydrolase: protein MNKLATWAACGAAVILLSSCTESVGPNQLTKKEKEDGWVLLFDGQTMDSWRGYCKDVVPGAWSVEDGTIHIQGSGRGEAGAHDGGDIISMKKYKNFELSLEWKVSEGGNSGIFYLAQEKCGNDSVPGAPIYESSPEMQILDNDRHPDAKLGKDGNRKAGSLYDLIPAKPQNAKPAGEWNKVLITVYKGTVIHNQNGENVVEYHLWTDDWKAMCADSKFANWPDFINTAEEGYIGLQDHGDDVWFRNIKIREL, encoded by the coding sequence ATGAATAAATTAGCGACATGGGCTGCGTGCGGAGCAGCTGTTATTTTACTTTCATCCTGCACCGAAAGTGTAGGTCCCAACCAATTAACCAAAAAAGAAAAAGAAGACGGCTGGGTGCTGTTGTTCGATGGCCAAACAATGGACAGCTGGCGCGGCTACTGTAAAGACGTCGTTCCCGGTGCATGGAGCGTTGAGGACGGAACCATTCACATTCAAGGCTCGGGGCGCGGTGAAGCCGGTGCTCACGATGGTGGCGATATCATCAGCATGAAGAAATACAAGAACTTTGAATTATCGCTCGAATGGAAGGTTTCAGAAGGCGGTAACAGTGGTATCTTCTACCTGGCCCAGGAAAAGTGCGGTAACGACAGTGTGCCCGGAGCACCGATTTACGAATCGTCACCTGAAATGCAGATTCTGGATAACGACCGTCACCCGGATGCCAAGCTGGGGAAAGATGGTAACCGCAAAGCAGGATCGCTGTACGACCTGATTCCGGCGAAACCACAAAATGCGAAACCTGCCGGCGAGTGGAACAAAGTGCTGATCACCGTTTACAAAGGCACCGTCATTCATAATCAAAATGGTGAAAACGTTGTGGAATACCACTTGTGGACCGACGATTGGAAAGCCATGTGTGCCGACAGCAAATTCGCCAACTGGCCCGATTTCATTAACACAGCCGAAGAAGGATATATTGGTTTGCAGGATCACGGCGACGACGTTTGGTTCCGCAACATTAAAATCCGCGAATTATGA
- a CDS encoding Gfo/Idh/MocA family oxidoreductase, producing MSENKKSSGFSRRQFLGRTAVAAAGITILPSHVIAGLGHKAPSDKLNIVGVGVGGMGFANLKNMEAENIIGLCDVDWKYAKGCFDHFPKAEKFKDWREMYDKLGNSIDGVVIATADHTHAITAAHAIAMGKHVYLQKPLTHTVYESRLLTKLAAKYNVATSMGNQGSSGEGVNLTTEWLANGEIGEVTKVEAFTDRPIWPQGLNTPENGQWVPETLDWDLFVGPAKMRPYNEIYHPWNWRGWWDYGTGALGDMACHILHPVFVGLDLGYPTLAQGNSTLLLNDCAPVAQSVKLTFPARSPKKKMKIKLPEVDVHWYDGGIKPMLPDGWPAGRDMNDAGGGVIFHGTKDKLICGCYGKDPWLLSGRVPNAPKFRRRVELSHEMDWVRACKESADSRIKTASDFSEAGPFNEMVVMGVLAVRLQSLNKPLEWDGENMTFTNLKDDETIKTVVRDGFKIHDGHPTFDKTWTDPISAKAFATELIKHTYRAPWSLPDMPA from the coding sequence ATGAGTGAAAACAAGAAATCGAGCGGCTTTAGCCGACGTCAGTTTTTAGGACGCACTGCTGTTGCCGCGGCGGGGATTACGATTTTACCCAGCCATGTTATCGCCGGTTTGGGGCACAAAGCTCCCAGTGATAAATTAAATATCGTCGGTGTGGGTGTCGGCGGGATGGGCTTTGCTAACCTAAAAAATATGGAAGCGGAGAACATCATCGGTTTGTGCGATGTGGATTGGAAATATGCGAAAGGCTGTTTCGACCACTTCCCAAAAGCAGAGAAGTTCAAAGACTGGCGCGAAATGTACGATAAGTTGGGCAACTCAATCGACGGAGTTGTTATTGCCACAGCCGACCACACCCACGCAATTACGGCAGCACATGCCATTGCAATGGGCAAACATGTCTACCTGCAAAAGCCATTGACGCACACGGTTTATGAATCGCGCCTGTTAACCAAGCTGGCTGCCAAGTACAACGTTGCCACCTCGATGGGTAACCAGGGTTCGTCGGGAGAAGGCGTAAACCTGACGACCGAATGGCTGGCTAACGGCGAAATTGGTGAGGTGACCAAAGTGGAAGCGTTTACCGACCGACCAATCTGGCCACAAGGATTGAACACACCGGAGAACGGACAGTGGGTTCCCGAAACCCTGGATTGGGACTTGTTTGTTGGACCGGCCAAAATGCGTCCGTACAACGAGATTTATCACCCCTGGAACTGGCGCGGCTGGTGGGATTACGGCACAGGTGCACTGGGCGATATGGCCTGTCATATTCTGCATCCGGTGTTTGTTGGGCTCGACCTGGGCTATCCAACCCTTGCGCAGGGAAATTCAACTTTACTGCTGAATGATTGTGCTCCTGTTGCTCAGTCGGTGAAACTGACCTTCCCGGCTCGCTCGCCGAAAAAGAAAATGAAAATTAAATTGCCGGAGGTAGACGTGCATTGGTACGACGGAGGTATTAAACCGATGTTGCCCGACGGATGGCCTGCCGGACGGGATATGAATGATGCCGGTGGTGGTGTGATCTTCCACGGTACCAAAGACAAGCTGATTTGCGGTTGCTACGGAAAAGATCCCTGGTTGTTGTCAGGGCGTGTGCCGAATGCGCCGAAGTTCCGTCGTCGTGTTGAACTGAGTCACGAAATGGATTGGGTACGCGCTTGTAAAGAAAGTGCCGACAGCCGCATAAAAACAGCGTCCGATTTCAGCGAAGCCGGTCCATTCAACGAAATGGTAGTGATGGGTGTTTTAGCAGTTCGCCTGCAAAGCCTGAACAAACCATTGGAATGGGATGGTGAGAACATGACATTCACGAACCTGAAGGATGATGAAACCATTAAAACAGTAGTAAGAGATGGATTCAAAATTCACGATGGTCACCCAACCTTTGACAAAACATGGACTGATCCGATTTCGGCAAAAGCGTTCGCGACAGAGCTGATTAAGCACACCTACCGCGCACCTTGGTCATTACCGGACATGCCGGCGTAG
- a CDS encoding Gfo/Idh/MocA family protein: MDNQTNDGKGFSRRDLLKGFATLPALGAFGYGMFRKWNAERLRQSSIAQELGLNFDEHPAVAPTKSDGKTIRVGIIGYGIRGEQLMRAAGFARPELIDDWKRGAAANANDRRYAEYQEQEDLNIVITAVCDLFDVHAENALAAAANTGRNGVDGEMKLSAKRYRRYTELINADDVDAVIIATPDHWHARMVVDAAKAGKHVYVEKGLTRTVEEAFDVRRAVKESGIIMQLGHQGRQTASYNKAKEIIDKNILGKITLIEVCTNRNDPNGAWVYDIHPKGSPETIDWEQFTEPTDSHPFSLERFFRWRCWWDYGTGLSGDLLTHEYDALNQVLKLGIPHSAVASGGVYFYKDGREVPDVFQSVMEYPDRDLTFLYSASLASERFRGKVIMGHDASMEMENSLTVTPDSRSTRYREQLQSGVVSSDKPMITYVPGKSNVDAVTSATEQYFASRGLLYTYVQGKRVDTTHLHIREWLNCIRSGEQPSCNIDQAFEEAVTAHMATIALRENRKVFWDAENEKIV, translated from the coding sequence ATGGACAACCAAACAAATGACGGAAAAGGTTTTTCCAGGAGAGACCTTTTGAAAGGCTTTGCGACACTGCCTGCTTTGGGCGCCTTTGGTTACGGCATGTTTCGTAAATGGAATGCCGAGCGACTACGGCAAAGCTCGATTGCCCAGGAGTTGGGATTGAATTTTGACGAACATCCCGCTGTTGCACCGACAAAATCTGATGGTAAAACCATCCGGGTGGGGATCATTGGTTATGGAATTCGCGGAGAGCAGCTTATGCGCGCTGCCGGCTTTGCTCGTCCTGAGTTGATTGATGACTGGAAGCGTGGAGCGGCTGCAAATGCAAACGATCGCCGCTATGCAGAATACCAGGAACAGGAAGATCTGAACATTGTCATTACTGCCGTTTGCGATCTGTTTGATGTGCACGCCGAAAATGCATTGGCAGCAGCTGCTAACACGGGGCGCAACGGTGTTGACGGTGAAATGAAATTATCAGCAAAACGCTATCGCCGTTACACCGAGCTAATTAATGCCGACGACGTGGATGCCGTTATCATTGCCACGCCCGACCACTGGCATGCCCGAATGGTGGTAGATGCAGCCAAAGCCGGTAAGCATGTTTACGTTGAAAAAGGCTTGACAAGAACCGTTGAAGAAGCTTTCGACGTTCGACGAGCCGTGAAGGAGAGCGGCATTATCATGCAGCTGGGACACCAGGGACGACAAACCGCCAGCTATAACAAAGCCAAAGAAATTATCGACAAGAATATTCTGGGCAAGATTACACTCATTGAAGTGTGTACCAACCGGAATGATCCGAACGGAGCCTGGGTGTACGATATTCACCCGAAGGGAAGCCCGGAGACAATTGATTGGGAGCAGTTTACCGAGCCAACGGATTCGCACCCCTTCAGCCTCGAACGCTTTTTCCGCTGGCGTTGCTGGTGGGACTACGGAACCGGCTTGTCGGGCGACCTACTCACGCACGAGTACGATGCATTGAACCAGGTTTTGAAGCTCGGAATTCCGCATTCAGCAGTGGCTTCAGGAGGCGTCTATTTCTACAAGGATGGGCGTGAAGTACCCGACGTTTTTCAGTCGGTAATGGAATATCCGGATCGCGATTTGACCTTCCTCTATAGTGCATCGCTGGCCAGCGAGCGTTTTCGAGGGAAAGTCATCATGGGGCACGACGCCAGTATGGAAATGGAAAACAGCTTGACGGTGACGCCCGATAGTCGGTCGACCCGATACCGCGAGCAGTTGCAGTCGGGCGTGGTATCGTCGGACAAACCGATGATTACTTATGTTCCCGGGAAGTCGAATGTGGATGCCGTGACTTCGGCAACCGAGCAGTATTTTGCCAGCCGCGGTTTGCTCTACACTTATGTACAGGGCAAGCGGGTGGACACCACACACCTGCATATCCGCGAATGGTTGAATTGTATCCGCAGCGGTGAGCAACCCAGCTGTAACATTGACCAGGCTTTCGAGGAAGCGGTTACGGCACACATGGCAACCATTGCCCTGCGCGAGAACAGAAAAGTTTTCTGGGACGCAGAGAACGAGAAAATCGTTTGA
- a CDS encoding DoxX family membrane protein: MKSEIIYSKWQLAILVSSRVLIGWYCLYEGIIKLMNPSWSAYAFLMDSQGMFASFFHSLAASPTSLSIVNFLNVYGLIAIGLGLVLGLFTRVATLSGIIVIFLYFLSHPALINASYMLPSGESAMWVNKNLIFVFLLLILLVYPTGRRIGLDRLLFNRPKK, encoded by the coding sequence ATGAAATCAGAAATTATTTATTCGAAATGGCAACTGGCAATTTTGGTCAGTTCACGAGTTTTGATTGGCTGGTACTGCCTCTACGAAGGCATCATCAAATTGATGAATCCGTCCTGGTCGGCCTACGCCTTCCTGATGGATTCGCAGGGAATGTTCGCTTCTTTCTTTCACTCACTGGCTGCCAGTCCAACCAGTTTAAGCATTGTCAATTTTCTAAATGTTTACGGACTAATCGCTATCGGGCTGGGCCTGGTTCTCGGTTTGTTTACCCGGGTGGCAACCCTGTCCGGAATTATCGTCATCTTCTTGTATTTCCTGTCACACCCGGCACTAATCAACGCTTCTTACATGCTGCCATCCGGCGAAAGTGCTATGTGGGTCAATAAGAACCTCATTTTTGTTTTCCTGTTACTCATTTTGCTGGTGTATCCCACCGGTCGCCGGATCGGATTGGATCGCCTATTGTTTAACCGCCCCAAAAAGTAA
- a CDS encoding GH92 family glycosyl hydrolase encodes MKLNKLFLACLFGGIVAFSSCQTAPEVKQVDYTDYVNPFIGSGGHGHVFVGANVPFGMVQVGPQNIFKGWDWCSGYHYSDSILIGFSHTHLSGTGCSDLGDILVMPYLGDIRTERGTQENIDGSCSVYYTHDQETVSPGYYAIKMSNGINAELTATERTALHHYAFPAGEEKHILLNLKEGNDSRAFATYAKKTDEYTIEGYRFAHGWSPTRKVFFILRTNQSIDSVLVYDNDNYVGQNEIETKSADSGAKCVISLKGDVDDVLLKVAISSVSCKNAQENMDAEMKGWDFDAVHQQAVDKWNEQLAQINIKTDNASDREIFYTSMYHTCMAPQLYCDVNGEFRGHDDKIYKADWTNYSCFSLWDTYRTLNPLFTIIKPNMVDDFVNSFLSIYDQQGKLPIWPLNGGETECMPGYSAVPIIADAYLKGFTGFDADRALTDMISSATYDKQKGVSELMAMGFIPSDQVHEATSVALEYAADDWGTALMANKMGKDSEYNTFIKRGEAYKDYFDKDIQFIRPKIADGSWRADYRPFESRDFTEGTGWQYTFANPQCPELMIELMGGDDNFVSKLDSLFVAEGDMGEAAPPDISGLIGQYAHGNEPSHPFCYYYPYAGQQWKSAEKVRFVEKNFYTTKPDGVIGNEDCGQMSAWYITSALGFYQVNPSNGIFVFGSPLFERATIALPQNKTFTVEAANNSDQNIYIQSVKLNGEPYDKTYISYNEIMAGGKLEFVMGSQPNKDFGAAAESRPKSAM; translated from the coding sequence ATGAAATTAAACAAACTTTTTTTGGCCTGTTTATTCGGTGGGATCGTGGCTTTTTCTTCCTGCCAGACTGCCCCTGAGGTCAAACAGGTAGATTATACAGATTATGTGAATCCTTTCATCGGTTCCGGTGGCCACGGCCATGTGTTTGTGGGAGCCAATGTACCGTTTGGAATGGTGCAGGTGGGACCACAAAATATCTTCAAAGGATGGGACTGGTGTTCGGGATACCATTATTCCGACAGCATCCTGATCGGGTTCAGTCATACCCATTTAAGCGGAACTGGATGCTCTGATTTGGGCGATATTTTAGTGATGCCTTACCTAGGCGATATTCGAACTGAGCGGGGAACACAGGAAAATATTGATGGTTCGTGTTCTGTTTATTATACGCACGATCAGGAGACGGTTTCTCCCGGCTATTATGCCATCAAAATGAGTAACGGAATCAATGCCGAGTTAACAGCGACGGAGCGCACAGCACTGCATCACTACGCTTTCCCGGCAGGTGAAGAGAAACACATTTTATTGAATTTGAAAGAAGGTAATGATTCGCGTGCTTTTGCAACCTATGCGAAAAAAACAGATGAATATACAATCGAAGGTTACCGGTTTGCGCATGGATGGAGTCCAACACGCAAAGTCTTTTTTATCCTGCGAACAAACCAATCGATAGACTCGGTACTGGTTTATGACAACGACAATTACGTCGGCCAAAATGAGATCGAGACAAAGTCGGCTGATTCGGGTGCCAAATGTGTGATTAGCTTGAAAGGTGATGTTGACGATGTTTTGTTGAAAGTCGCCATTTCGTCGGTTAGTTGTAAAAATGCACAGGAGAATATGGATGCCGAAATGAAAGGCTGGGACTTTGATGCGGTTCATCAGCAAGCGGTCGATAAATGGAACGAGCAGCTGGCGCAAATCAATATCAAAACGGATAATGCCTCCGATCGGGAGATCTTTTACACCTCGATGTATCACACGTGTATGGCTCCGCAGTTGTATTGTGATGTGAACGGCGAATTCCGCGGACACGATGACAAGATCTATAAAGCAGATTGGACAAATTATTCGTGTTTCTCGCTTTGGGACACCTACCGGACTTTGAATCCGCTGTTTACCATCATCAAACCCAATATGGTTGACGATTTTGTCAATTCATTTTTAAGTATCTACGACCAACAGGGGAAACTACCAATTTGGCCGTTGAATGGTGGCGAAACGGAATGTATGCCGGGCTACAGCGCTGTTCCGATTATTGCCGATGCGTACCTGAAAGGCTTTACTGGTTTCGACGCAGATCGGGCTTTGACGGATATGATTTCATCGGCTACTTACGACAAGCAAAAAGGAGTGAGTGAGCTAATGGCAATGGGCTTTATTCCTTCGGATCAGGTGCACGAAGCAACTTCTGTTGCACTGGAATATGCGGCTGATGATTGGGGCACTGCATTGATGGCCAATAAAATGGGCAAAGACAGCGAATACAACACATTCATCAAAAGGGGCGAAGCTTACAAGGATTATTTTGACAAGGACATCCAGTTTATACGTCCGAAAATAGCAGATGGAAGCTGGCGTGCGGATTACAGGCCGTTCGAGTCACGCGATTTTACGGAAGGTACAGGCTGGCAGTATACCTTCGCCAATCCGCAGTGCCCCGAATTAATGATTGAGCTCATGGGCGGAGATGACAACTTTGTGTCGAAGCTGGATTCGCTGTTTGTTGCAGAAGGCGACATGGGAGAAGCGGCTCCGCCGGACATCAGCGGATTGATCGGCCAGTACGCGCATGGTAACGAGCCGAGCCATCCGTTTTGTTACTACTATCCTTACGCCGGTCAGCAGTGGAAGTCGGCCGAGAAAGTTCGCTTTGTCGAAAAGAATTTCTACACCACTAAGCCCGATGGGGTAATCGGTAACGAAGACTGTGGGCAAATGTCGGCCTGGTACATCACATCGGCTTTGGGCTTTTACCAGGTCAATCCGTCAAACGGCATTTTTGTATTTGGCAGTCCGTTGTTTGAACGCGCGACTATTGCGCTGCCTCAAAACAAAACATTTACCGTTGAGGCGGCGAATAACAGCGACCAAAATATCTACATTCAGTCGGTTAAGCTAAATGGAGAACCGTACGACAAAACTTATATCAGTTATAACGAAATAATGGCCGGTGGTAAGTTGGAATTTGTCATGGGCAGTCAACCGAATAAGGATTTTGGAGCGGCTGCTGAAAGTCGTCCGAAAAGCGCCATGTAA
- a CDS encoding RagB/SusD family nutrient uptake outer membrane protein, with protein sequence MKKIILLLSVGLLCLTSCDKFLEESPKSSITDVDYYTTEAQATANVNYLYRNGAPRRISYASSAYIGPKVSITGMLTGYFSNSYEGQEVVCKYSRLLTRQDHTNEISDTSDDIWDNCYNAINVANTAIASIPSITMESSTSEQLTAEAKFFRAFNYFFLVKTFGDVPLLLEPTTLDNLYPERTAAATVYQQIETDLQDAISVLPAEMFASNGHRISKYVAAMVLTDVYFHQGDYANAKTYAKIVVDSPHSLTENTDMTSSSAYNILRSTDDLDEVIYCQEYDASISTSSWWPTYCFSSSATAIFGTYSIFERVYGPIDQFLNVYESTDLRIQPNQFFHWDYTNPDNGKTWTAPEGQAGCWYYYDEDALLSTGKGTKDWNFYRLAEAYLDYAESIAQTDGVTSDAAEYLAQVQARANTEGKTVAEIKTELQALSQSDFIETCWTERIREFPLEFKIWDDCVRTMKFPVISETEAGVVSYVDLIGASNAAGATFKQTDLVFPISLSELQRNPNLVQNDGYASK encoded by the coding sequence ATGAAAAAGATAATATTACTCTTATCAGTGGGACTTCTGTGTTTGACCTCGTGTGACAAGTTTCTGGAAGAAAGTCCAAAATCATCGATAACGGATGTTGATTATTATACAACCGAAGCACAGGCAACAGCCAACGTAAATTATTTGTACCGGAACGGAGCGCCACGACGGATCTCCTATGCATCTAGTGCTTACATTGGCCCGAAAGTTTCAATTACCGGAATGCTGACCGGTTATTTCAGTAACAGCTATGAAGGACAGGAAGTGGTCTGCAAATATTCACGTTTGCTGACTCGCCAGGACCATACCAATGAGATCTCCGACACATCTGATGACATTTGGGACAACTGCTACAATGCGATCAACGTGGCAAATACGGCAATCGCCAGCATTCCAAGTATCACAATGGAGTCAAGTACTTCGGAACAGTTGACAGCTGAAGCCAAGTTCTTCCGCGCCTTCAACTATTTCTTCCTGGTCAAAACTTTTGGTGACGTGCCTTTGCTGCTTGAGCCAACGACATTGGATAATCTTTATCCGGAAAGAACGGCTGCAGCGACTGTTTATCAACAGATCGAAACAGATCTTCAGGATGCGATCAGTGTACTGCCTGCCGAAATGTTTGCATCGAATGGCCATCGTATTTCCAAATACGTTGCAGCAATGGTGCTGACTGATGTTTATTTCCACCAGGGTGACTATGCGAATGCAAAGACCTATGCCAAAATAGTTGTTGACTCACCGCATTCATTAACAGAGAACACCGATATGACCAGCAGTAGTGCTTACAACATTCTGCGTTCGACCGACGATTTGGATGAGGTGATTTATTGCCAGGAATATGATGCCAGTATCAGTACCAGCAGCTGGTGGCCAACTTATTGCTTCTCGTCTTCGGCAACAGCTATCTTCGGAACCTATTCCATCTTCGAACGGGTTTACGGTCCAATCGACCAGTTCCTGAATGTTTATGAATCAACCGATTTGCGCATTCAGCCTAATCAGTTCTTCCATTGGGATTACACGAACCCTGACAATGGTAAAACCTGGACCGCGCCCGAAGGACAGGCAGGATGCTGGTATTACTACGATGAAGACGCGCTGTTGTCGACCGGTAAAGGAACCAAGGACTGGAATTTCTACCGCCTGGCAGAAGCCTACCTGGATTATGCCGAGTCGATTGCTCAAACTGATGGTGTAACCAGCGATGCCGCTGAATACCTGGCACAGGTGCAAGCCCGCGCAAACACCGAAGGAAAAACAGTTGCTGAGATTAAAACAGAATTGCAAGCGCTTTCTCAAAGCGACTTCATTGAAACATGCTGGACAGAACGAATCCGCGAATTCCCGTTGGAATTCAAGATTTGGGACGATTGTGTGCGGACGATGAAATTCCCGGTAATCTCGGAAACTGAAGCTGGAGTTGTGAGCTATGTGGATTTGATCGGTGCATCAAATGCAGCCGGTGCAACCTTTAAGCAAACCGACCTGGTTTTCCCGATTTCATTGAGCGAATTGCAGCGTAACCCCAATCTTGTGCAGAATGACGGCTACGCCAGTAAATAG